The following proteins are encoded in a genomic region of Micromonospora olivasterospora:
- the gatA gene encoding Asp-tRNA(Asn)/Glu-tRNA(Gln) amidotransferase subunit GatA: protein MTDLIKMTATELAGLVASGETSAVEVTRAHLDRIAAVDDRVHAFLHVETEGALAAARAVDERRAAGEELGPLAGVPVAVKDVLTTKGVPTTVGSKILEGWRPPYDSTIVQRLRAAGTVMLGKTNMDEFAMGSSTEYSAYGPTHNPWDLTRIPGGSGGGSAAALAAYEAPLAIGSDTGGSIRQPGAVTGTVGAKPTYGGTSRYGLVAFSSSLDTPGPCARTVLDAALLHAVIGGHDPRDSTSIPAPVPDVVAAARLGATGDLTGVRLGVVAEFTGEGAEPGVMAAFRDAVDALAKLGAEIVEVSCPHFTYALPAYYLIAPSECSSNLARFDGVRFGLRSGDDGNRSLEEVMSLTRDAGFGPEVKRRIMIGTYALSSGYYDAYYGQAQKVRTLISRDFTAAFERVDALISPTTPFVAFPIGARTSDPYQMYLADLFTIPTNLYGGPGISVPCGLSDGLPVGLQVMAPTMADDRMYRVAAALESAVGTFTPPAL from the coding sequence ATGACCGACCTGATCAAGATGACCGCGACGGAGCTCGCGGGGCTGGTGGCCAGCGGCGAGACCTCGGCCGTCGAGGTGACCCGCGCCCACCTGGACCGGATCGCCGCCGTCGACGACCGGGTGCACGCCTTCCTGCACGTCGAAACCGAGGGCGCGCTCGCCGCCGCCCGGGCCGTCGACGAGCGGCGGGCCGCCGGCGAGGAGCTGGGCCCGCTGGCCGGGGTGCCGGTCGCGGTGAAGGACGTGCTCACCACCAAGGGCGTGCCGACCACGGTCGGGTCGAAGATCCTGGAGGGCTGGCGCCCGCCGTACGACTCGACGATCGTGCAGCGGCTGCGGGCGGCCGGCACGGTGATGCTCGGCAAGACGAACATGGACGAGTTCGCCATGGGCTCCTCGACGGAGTACTCGGCGTACGGGCCGACCCACAACCCGTGGGACCTGACCCGCATCCCGGGCGGCTCCGGCGGCGGCAGTGCCGCGGCGCTCGCCGCGTACGAGGCGCCGCTGGCGATCGGCTCGGACACCGGCGGCTCGATCCGCCAGCCCGGCGCGGTCACCGGCACGGTCGGCGCGAAGCCGACGTACGGCGGCACCTCCCGGTACGGCCTGGTGGCGTTCTCGTCGTCGCTGGACACTCCGGGCCCGTGCGCGCGTACGGTGCTGGACGCGGCGCTGCTGCACGCGGTGATCGGCGGCCACGACCCCCGCGACTCCACCTCCATCCCGGCGCCGGTGCCCGACGTGGTCGCCGCGGCGAGGCTCGGCGCGACCGGCGACCTGACCGGGGTGCGGCTCGGCGTGGTCGCCGAGTTCACCGGCGAGGGCGCCGAGCCGGGCGTGATGGCCGCCTTCCGGGATGCCGTCGACGCGCTGGCCAAGCTCGGCGCGGAGATCGTCGAGGTCTCCTGCCCGCACTTCACGTACGCGCTGCCGGCGTATTACCTGATCGCGCCGAGCGAGTGCTCGTCCAACCTGGCGCGGTTCGACGGGGTCCGGTTCGGACTGCGCTCGGGCGACGACGGCAACCGGTCGCTGGAGGAGGTCATGTCGCTGACCCGGGACGCGGGCTTCGGCCCCGAGGTCAAGCGGCGCATCATGATCGGCACGTACGCCCTCTCCTCGGGCTACTACGACGCCTACTACGGGCAGGCGCAGAAGGTCCGGACGCTGATCAGCCGGGACTTCACCGCCGCGTTCGAGCGGGTCGACGCGCTGATCTCGCCGACCACGCCGTTCGTGGCGTTCCCGATCGGCGCCCGCACCTCCGACCCGTACCAGATGTACCTGGCCGACCTGTTCACCATTCCGACCAACCTGTACGGCGGCCCGGGCATCTCGGTGCCGTGCGGGCTCTCCGACGGCCTGCCGGTCGGCCTGCAGGTGATGGCCCCGACGATGGCGGACGACCGGATGTACCGGGTCGCCGCCGCGCTGGAGTCCGCGGTCGGCACGTTCACCCCACCGGCACTGTGA
- the ligA gene encoding NAD-dependent DNA ligase LigA, with protein MADGAVPQQVTPAQEAAAGAEPPAEVRERHATLSQELTEHQYRYYVLDAPTVSDAEFDRKMRELEALEAEYPALRTPDSPTQRVGGTFSTEFTPVSHAERMLSLDNAFADEELAAWAERVERDAGGQVPYLCELKVDGLAINLTYEKGRLVRAATRGDGRTGEDVTANVRSIRDVPAELTSSAEFPDVPEFLEVRGEIYFPVAAFADLNAGLVEQGKAPFANPRNAAAGSLRQKDPRVTASRPLRLVVHGIGARRGFTPTAQSESYAALKAWGLPTSDRWRVVPDLAGVAEYVAYYAEHRHDVEHEIDGVVVKVDPVPIQGRLGSTSRAPRWAIAFKYPPEEVNTKLLDIDVNVGRTGRVTPFAVLEPVRVAGSTVALATLHNAREVERKGVLIGDTVVIRKAGDVIPEVLGPVVDLRPADARPFVMPTSCPACGTPLAPAKEADVDIRCPNSRSCPAQLRERVFHLAGRGAFDIEVLGYKGAAALLDAEIITDEGDLFQLDEKQLARSPFFVNKDGSLGSNAVKLLDNLEVAKERDLWRVLVALSIRHVGPTAAQALARHFRSIEAIRNASEEELSSVDGVGPTIAASLKEWFAVGWHNEVVRKWAEAGVRMAEEAGEEGPRPLEGVTVVVTGTLAGFSRDQAAEAIQARGGKVTGSVSKKTSFVVVGENPGSKADKAASLKLPVLDEDGFRVLLDQGPDAAREVARIEE; from the coding sequence GTGGCCGACGGTGCCGTCCCGCAGCAGGTGACCCCGGCGCAGGAGGCGGCGGCCGGTGCCGAGCCGCCCGCCGAGGTGCGGGAGCGGCACGCGACGCTCAGCCAGGAGTTGACCGAGCACCAGTACCGCTACTACGTGCTGGACGCGCCGACCGTCTCCGACGCGGAGTTCGACCGGAAGATGCGCGAGCTGGAGGCGCTGGAGGCCGAATACCCGGCCCTGCGCACCCCGGACTCGCCGACCCAGCGGGTGGGCGGCACGTTCTCCACGGAGTTCACCCCCGTCAGCCACGCCGAGCGGATGCTCTCCCTCGACAACGCCTTCGCCGACGAGGAGCTGGCCGCCTGGGCCGAGCGGGTGGAGCGCGACGCGGGCGGCCAGGTGCCCTACCTGTGCGAGCTCAAGGTCGACGGGCTGGCGATCAACCTCACGTACGAGAAGGGCCGGCTGGTGCGCGCCGCGACCCGGGGCGACGGCCGCACCGGGGAGGACGTCACCGCCAACGTCCGCAGCATCCGGGACGTCCCGGCGGAGCTGACCTCGTCGGCCGAGTTCCCCGACGTGCCGGAGTTCCTGGAGGTGCGCGGCGAGATCTACTTCCCGGTGGCCGCCTTCGCCGACCTCAACGCCGGCCTGGTCGAGCAGGGCAAGGCGCCGTTCGCCAACCCGCGCAACGCGGCCGCCGGCAGCCTGCGCCAGAAGGATCCCCGGGTCACCGCGTCCCGGCCGCTGCGCCTGGTGGTGCACGGCATCGGCGCGCGGCGCGGCTTCACCCCGACGGCCCAGTCCGAGTCGTACGCGGCGCTGAAGGCGTGGGGCCTGCCGACCAGCGACCGCTGGCGCGTCGTACCGGACCTGGCCGGCGTCGCGGAGTACGTCGCGTACTACGCGGAGCACCGGCACGACGTGGAGCACGAGATCGACGGCGTGGTGGTCAAGGTCGACCCGGTCCCCATCCAGGGGCGGCTCGGTTCGACCAGCCGGGCCCCCCGCTGGGCGATCGCCTTCAAATACCCGCCGGAGGAGGTCAACACCAAGCTGCTCGACATCGACGTGAACGTCGGTCGGACCGGCCGGGTCACCCCGTTCGCCGTCCTCGAACCGGTCCGGGTGGCCGGCTCCACGGTCGCCCTGGCCACCCTGCACAACGCCCGCGAGGTGGAGCGCAAGGGCGTGCTGATCGGCGACACGGTGGTGATCCGCAAGGCCGGCGACGTCATCCCCGAGGTGCTCGGCCCGGTGGTCGACCTGCGGCCCGCCGACGCCCGGCCGTTCGTCATGCCGACGTCCTGCCCGGCCTGCGGCACCCCCCTGGCCCCCGCCAAGGAGGCCGACGTCGACATCCGCTGCCCCAACAGCCGCAGCTGCCCGGCCCAGCTACGCGAGCGGGTCTTCCACCTGGCCGGCCGCGGCGCGTTCGACATCGAGGTGCTGGGCTACAAGGGCGCCGCGGCCCTGCTGGACGCCGAGATCATCACCGACGAGGGCGACCTGTTCCAGCTCGACGAGAAGCAGCTCGCCCGGTCGCCGTTCTTCGTCAACAAGGACGGCAGCCTCGGCAGCAACGCCGTCAAGCTGCTCGACAACCTCGAGGTCGCCAAGGAGCGGGATCTGTGGCGGGTGCTGGTCGCGCTCTCCATCCGGCACGTCGGCCCCACCGCCGCCCAGGCCCTCGCCCGGCACTTCCGTTCGATCGAGGCGATCAGGAACGCCAGCGAGGAGGAGCTCTCCTCCGTCGACGGCGTCGGTCCGACGATCGCGGCCAGCCTCAAGGAGTGGTTCGCGGTCGGCTGGCACAACGAGGTGGTCCGCAAGTGGGCCGAGGCGGGCGTACGGATGGCCGAGGAGGCCGGCGAGGAGGGGCCGCGCCCGCTGGAGGGGGTGACCGTCGTGGTGACCGGCACGCTGGCCGGCTTCTCCCGGGACCAGGCGGCCGAGGCGATCCAGGCCCGGGGTGGCAAGGTCACGGGCTCGGTGTCCAAGAAGACCAGCTTCGTGGTGGTGGGGGAGAACCCCGGCTCCAAGGCCGACAAGGCGGCCAGCCTCAAGCTGCCGGTGCTCGACGAGGACGGCTTCCGGGTGCTGCTCGACCAGGGCCCGGACGCGGCCCGCGAGGTGGCCCGCATCGAGGAGTGA
- a CDS encoding metallophosphoesterase: MDGQENEQPTTGDAGAPASGRGRRWALRPRRDRRATGPAPAPWVRVARRVGVALAVLAIALAGVVLGTFAGGRMHTDIGPFRAELTLAPALRGGTTVDIPPLGALQLHSHEGPTHLTVALGALDQRRTEALIDDPASISRASQSAVTDVRNGVLRLGLRTVGMTLLVTLLLAALVFRNTRRTAWAGGTALAVTVGSLGLAASTLRPQAIEEPRYEGLLVNAPAIVGDARRIANDYTKYAEQLQRLVGNVSQLYTTVSALPVYEPAPGTTRVLHVSDMHLNPTGWQLIRTVVEQFGIDVVIDTGDITDWGSEPEASFVGSIGLLKKPYVYIRGNHDSARTAAAVAQQPNAIVLDNSTTTVAGLTIAGIGDPRFTPDKNTSPAGSGLTPQVADQVISAGTKLATTIRESPKPVNIALVHDPASAGPLNGVCPLVLAGHTHARQVSKLPESPGQPPTQLMVEGSTGGAGLRGLEGEKPTPLTMTVLYLDQDKLLQAYDDITVGGTGQAQVNLERHVIKDPKAGAEVPVTPTPTR; the protein is encoded by the coding sequence ATGGACGGGCAGGAGAACGAGCAGCCGACGACCGGGGACGCGGGCGCCCCGGCGAGCGGTCGTGGCCGGCGCTGGGCACTCCGGCCGCGGCGCGACCGCCGGGCCACCGGTCCCGCACCGGCCCCGTGGGTCCGGGTGGCGCGCCGGGTCGGGGTGGCTCTGGCCGTCCTGGCGATCGCCCTGGCCGGAGTGGTGCTCGGCACCTTCGCCGGCGGTCGGATGCACACCGACATCGGCCCCTTCCGGGCCGAGCTGACCCTCGCGCCCGCGCTGCGGGGCGGCACCACAGTCGACATCCCCCCGCTCGGGGCGCTGCAACTGCACAGCCACGAGGGGCCGACCCACCTGACGGTGGCGCTGGGCGCGCTCGACCAGCGACGCACCGAGGCGTTGATCGACGACCCGGCGAGCATCAGCCGGGCCAGCCAGTCCGCCGTCACCGACGTCCGCAACGGGGTGCTGCGCCTCGGCCTTCGTACGGTCGGCATGACGCTGCTGGTCACCCTGCTGCTGGCGGCGCTGGTGTTCCGGAACACCCGCCGCACGGCCTGGGCGGGCGGGACCGCGCTGGCGGTCACGGTCGGCAGCCTCGGCCTGGCGGCGTCCACCCTCCGCCCGCAGGCGATCGAGGAGCCCCGGTACGAGGGGCTGCTCGTCAACGCCCCCGCGATCGTCGGCGACGCCCGGCGGATCGCCAACGACTACACCAAGTACGCCGAGCAGCTCCAGCGCCTCGTCGGCAACGTCAGCCAGCTCTACACCACGGTCTCCGCGCTGCCGGTGTACGAGCCCGCCCCGGGGACCACCCGGGTGCTGCACGTCTCCGACATGCACCTGAACCCGACGGGTTGGCAGCTCATCCGCACCGTGGTGGAGCAGTTCGGCATCGACGTGGTGATCGACACCGGCGACATCACCGACTGGGGCAGCGAGCCGGAGGCGTCGTTCGTGGGGTCGATCGGGCTGCTCAAGAAGCCGTACGTCTACATCCGGGGCAACCACGACTCGGCCCGGACGGCGGCGGCGGTCGCCCAGCAGCCCAACGCGATCGTGCTGGACAACTCGACCACCACCGTCGCCGGCCTGACCATCGCCGGCATCGGCGACCCCCGGTTCACGCCGGACAAGAACACCTCGCCCGCCGGCAGCGGCCTGACCCCGCAGGTGGCCGACCAGGTGATCTCCGCCGGGACGAAGCTGGCCACGACGATCCGCGAGTCGCCGAAGCCGGTGAACATCGCGCTGGTGCACGACCCGGCGTCGGCCGGGCCGCTCAACGGGGTCTGCCCGCTGGTCCTCGCCGGCCACACCCACGCCCGGCAGGTCTCCAAGCTGCCCGAGTCGCCGGGCCAGCCGCCGACCCAGCTGATGGTGGAGGGCTCCACCGGCGGCGCGGGGCTGCGCGGCCTGGAGGGCGAGAAGCCCACCCCGCTGACGATGACGGTGCTCTACCTCGACCAGGACAAGCTGCTCCAGGCGTACGACGACATCACCGTCGGCGGGACCGGCCAGGCGCAGGTCAACCTGGAGCGACACGTGATCAAGGACCCGAAGGCGGGCGCCGAGGTGCCCGTCACCCCGACCCCGACCCGCTGA
- the gatB gene encoding Asp-tRNA(Asn)/Glu-tRNA(Gln) amidotransferase subunit GatB: MTTTLPAYDDVVARYEPVIGLETHVELGTNTKMFCGCPTDFGGEPNTRVCPVCLGLPGSLPVANKAAIEATIRIGLALNCSIATWCRFARKNYFYPDMPKNYQISQYDEPLCVDGYLDVEVNGELVRIGIERVHLEEDTGKTLHVGGATGRIHGATESLVDYNRAGIPLVEIVTKPVPGAGALAPEVARAYVTELRDVIRSLGVSDVRMEEGSLRCDVNTSLNRPGEEWGTRTETKNVNSLRSVERAVRSEMLRQASVLDAGGKITQETRHFHEDSGDTTPGRSKETATDYRYFPEPDLVPLAPDAAWVAELKAALPELPRVHRRRLQEQWGLSDLDMQSVLNAGAVELIEATVAAGATPAAARKWWLGELSRRANETGVELADVGATPAQVAELQGLVDAGKLNDKLARTVLEGVVAGEGSPTEIMTTRGLEVVSDTGALTAAVDEAIAANPDIAEKIRSGKVAAAGALVGAVMKSTRGQADAKTVRDLILTRLNASA; this comes from the coding sequence ATGACGACGACCTTGCCCGCGTACGACGACGTCGTCGCGCGCTACGAACCGGTGATCGGCCTGGAGACCCACGTCGAGCTGGGCACGAACACCAAGATGTTCTGCGGCTGCCCGACGGACTTCGGCGGCGAGCCGAACACCCGGGTCTGCCCGGTCTGCCTGGGCCTGCCCGGCTCGCTGCCGGTCGCCAACAAGGCGGCGATCGAGGCGACGATCCGGATCGGCCTGGCGCTGAACTGCTCGATCGCGACGTGGTGCCGGTTCGCCCGGAAGAACTACTTCTACCCGGACATGCCGAAGAACTACCAGATCAGCCAGTACGACGAGCCGCTCTGCGTCGACGGCTACCTGGACGTCGAGGTGAACGGCGAGCTGGTGCGCATCGGCATCGAGCGGGTGCACCTGGAGGAGGACACCGGCAAGACGCTGCACGTCGGCGGCGCCACCGGCCGCATCCACGGCGCGACGGAGTCGCTGGTGGACTACAACCGAGCCGGCATCCCGCTGGTGGAGATCGTCACGAAGCCGGTCCCCGGCGCCGGGGCGCTCGCCCCCGAGGTGGCCCGCGCGTACGTCACCGAGCTGCGCGACGTGATCCGCTCGCTGGGCGTCTCCGACGTACGGATGGAGGAGGGGTCGCTGCGCTGCGACGTGAACACCTCCCTCAACCGGCCGGGCGAGGAGTGGGGCACCCGCACCGAGACCAAGAACGTCAACTCGCTGCGCTCGGTGGAGCGGGCCGTCCGCTCGGAGATGCTGCGCCAGGCGTCGGTCCTCGACGCGGGCGGAAAGATCACCCAGGAGACCCGGCACTTCCACGAGGACAGCGGCGACACCACCCCGGGCCGGTCGAAGGAGACCGCCACCGACTACCGGTACTTCCCGGAGCCGGACCTGGTGCCGCTGGCGCCGGATGCGGCCTGGGTGGCCGAGCTGAAGGCCGCCCTGCCGGAGCTGCCCCGGGTGCACCGCCGCCGGCTCCAGGAGCAGTGGGGCCTGTCCGACCTGGACATGCAGTCCGTGCTCAACGCCGGCGCGGTCGAGCTGATCGAGGCCACCGTGGCCGCCGGGGCGACCCCGGCCGCCGCCCGTAAGTGGTGGCTGGGCGAGCTGTCCCGGCGGGCCAACGAGACCGGCGTGGAGTTGGCCGACGTCGGGGCCACCCCGGCCCAGGTCGCCGAGCTGCAGGGCCTGGTCGACGCCGGCAAGCTCAACGACAAGCTGGCCCGCACGGTCCTCGAGGGCGTGGTGGCCGGCGAGGGCTCGCCGACCGAGATCATGACCACCCGGGGCCTGGAGGTCGTCTCGGACACCGGGGCGCTCACCGCCGCCGTGGACGAGGCGATCGCCGCCAACCCGGACATCGCCGAGAAGATCCGCAGTGGCAAGGTCGCGGCGGCCGGCGCGCTGGTCGGCGCGGTCATGAAGTCCACCCGCGGCCAGGCCGACGCCAAGACCGTCCGCGACCTGATCCTGACCCGCCTGAACGCCTCGGCCTGA
- a CDS encoding putative bifunctional diguanylate cyclase/phosphodiesterase, giving the protein MEAADPRNSVPPGRVTPFFGFVAAVSALALLVSAGPLAALPDQLAELPVPFWTMAALAVVCDARPFVPPGRRQSSAVFPSTCFSFAILLGWGLGPAVAVQAVAVLVSGWRMGYAAWRTGFNAAQYACALAAASLVTALGPGGIFYDGPLSWSDAVALLGATAAWFVANYGLVNTAIRLRFGNRWWPTVRLGLAYELLSTGSLLLLAPVLVTAARASAALIPLVLVPLFAVYRMARLSAEQEQLAALDPLTGLPNRKALLAEVAEQVHLHAERAAKGAPDAHLALLLIDLDRFKNVNDALGHAVGDRLLVEVSARLAGAVSEGALLARLGGDEFAIVSTRLTGVDDARDTAERLARALAEPVSLDGLPLDVGGSIGIAIFPEHGEDFATLMRHADVAMYDAKQRNDTVAVYAAESDHNSAERLGLLADLRRVLESGPAEPAGRDRVRGGDGAALAAGSGGELRAGDRVARSAGDGVARSAGDGAALSAALLPAAGVRAPGRWRARRHRRPEPAHPDELINRIVTGADPIRRRAGGDGAGVGTGSGVGTAPRGGTGSGAGPARAVGTGAGSGAGPARNVGTGPGAGPARAVGGASGSAAGSASAATTGGAGRGAGGVLVRQPDEPGDPGAITMYYQPQVAIATGEVVGVEALLRWRHPRRGMVDPEELIRVAEQSAVMRLLTRRVVDDVTEQLAKWSAAGCDLRAALNVSVRDLHTGEIADQIADRLARYGLSPDRLQLEITEGALMADPRRVLATISRLHAIGVAIALDDFGTGYSSMQHLRRLPLSEVKVDRSFVLGMADDADDAAIVRSVIELAGALGLRVVAEGVEDERTWRLLHAAGCDVAQGWFYARPMPAEELGTWLSRYRPVRPSTREAEGPPPPAR; this is encoded by the coding sequence ATGGAGGCCGCCGATCCGCGAAACTCCGTCCCGCCGGGGCGGGTGACGCCCTTCTTCGGCTTCGTCGCCGCCGTGTCGGCGCTGGCCCTGCTGGTCTCGGCCGGGCCGCTGGCCGCCCTGCCCGATCAGCTCGCCGAGCTGCCCGTGCCGTTCTGGACGATGGCGGCGCTCGCGGTGGTCTGCGACGCGCGTCCGTTCGTGCCGCCGGGGCGCAGGCAGTCCTCGGCGGTCTTCCCGTCCACCTGCTTCAGCTTCGCCATCCTGCTCGGCTGGGGGCTGGGCCCGGCCGTGGCCGTGCAGGCGGTGGCCGTGCTGGTCTCCGGGTGGCGGATGGGGTATGCGGCCTGGCGCACCGGTTTCAACGCCGCCCAGTACGCGTGCGCCCTCGCCGCCGCGTCGCTGGTCACCGCGCTCGGGCCGGGCGGCATCTTCTACGACGGTCCGTTGAGCTGGAGCGACGCGGTGGCGTTGCTCGGGGCGACGGCGGCCTGGTTCGTCGCCAACTACGGCCTGGTCAACACGGCCATCCGCCTGCGCTTCGGCAACCGCTGGTGGCCGACCGTCCGGCTCGGCCTGGCGTACGAGCTGCTCTCCACCGGGTCGCTGCTGCTGCTGGCCCCGGTGCTGGTCACGGCCGCCCGGGCCAGCGCCGCGCTGATCCCGCTGGTGCTGGTGCCGCTGTTCGCGGTGTATCGGATGGCCCGGCTCTCCGCGGAACAGGAGCAACTCGCCGCGCTGGACCCGCTCACCGGCCTGCCCAACCGCAAGGCGCTGCTCGCCGAGGTCGCCGAGCAGGTCCACCTGCACGCCGAGCGGGCGGCCAAGGGCGCCCCCGACGCACACCTGGCCCTGCTTCTCATCGACCTGGATCGTTTCAAGAACGTCAACGACGCGCTCGGCCACGCCGTGGGCGACCGGCTGCTGGTCGAGGTCAGCGCCCGGCTCGCCGGGGCGGTGAGCGAGGGTGCCCTGCTCGCCCGGCTGGGGGGCGACGAGTTCGCGATCGTCAGTACCCGACTGACCGGTGTGGACGACGCCCGGGACACCGCCGAGCGGCTGGCCCGCGCGCTGGCCGAGCCCGTGTCGCTGGACGGGCTGCCGCTGGACGTCGGCGGCTCCATCGGCATCGCGATCTTCCCCGAGCACGGGGAGGACTTCGCCACCCTGATGCGCCACGCCGACGTCGCGATGTACGACGCCAAGCAGCGCAACGACACCGTCGCCGTGTACGCCGCCGAGTCCGACCACAACTCGGCCGAGCGGCTCGGGCTGCTGGCCGACCTGCGGCGCGTACTCGAATCGGGGCCGGCCGAGCCGGCGGGCCGGGACCGGGTGCGGGGCGGTGACGGCGCCGCGCTGGCCGCCGGGAGCGGCGGCGAACTCCGCGCCGGGGACCGTGTCGCCCGCTCCGCCGGGGACGGCGTCGCCCGCTCCGCCGGGGACGGGGCGGCGCTCTCCGCCGCCCTGCTGCCGGCGGCCGGGGTGCGCGCGCCGGGACGCTGGCGGGCGCGGCGGCACCGGCGGCCGGAGCCGGCCCACCCCGACGAGCTGATCAACCGGATCGTCACCGGCGCCGACCCGATCCGCCGCCGAGCCGGTGGAGACGGGGCGGGCGTCGGGACCGGCTCCGGCGTCGGGACGGCGCCGCGGGGCGGGACGGGGTCCGGCGCCGGCCCGGCGCGGGCGGTCGGCACCGGGGCGGGGTCCGGCGCCGGCCCGGCGCGGAACGTGGGAACCGGGCCCGGCGCCGGCCCGGCACGGGCGGTCGGTGGGGCGAGCGGGTCGGCGGCGGGGTCCGCGTCCGCCGCGACGACCGGCGGGGCCGGCCGGGGCGCGGGCGGGGTGCTGGTCCGGCAGCCGGACGAGCCGGGCGATCCTGGCGCGATCACGATGTACTACCAGCCGCAGGTCGCCATCGCCACGGGCGAGGTGGTCGGCGTCGAGGCGCTGCTGCGGTGGCGGCACCCGCGCCGCGGCATGGTCGACCCGGAGGAGTTGATCCGCGTCGCCGAGCAGAGCGCCGTGATGCGGCTGCTCACCCGCCGCGTGGTCGACGACGTGACGGAGCAGTTGGCCAAGTGGTCCGCCGCCGGGTGCGACCTGCGGGCCGCGCTCAACGTCAGCGTCCGCGACCTGCACACCGGCGAGATCGCCGACCAGATCGCCGACCGGCTCGCCCGGTACGGCCTCTCGCCGGACCGGCTGCAACTGGAGATCACCGAGGGCGCGCTGATGGCCGATCCCCGCCGGGTGCTGGCCACCATCTCCCGGCTGCACGCCATCGGGGTGGCCATCGCGCTGGACGACTTCGGCACCGGCTACTCGTCGATGCAGCACCTGCGCCGGCTGCCGCTGTCCGAGGTCAAGGTCGACCGGTCGTTCGTGCTCGGGATGGCCGACGACGCCGACGACGCGGCGATCGTCCGGTCGGTGATCGAGCTGGCCGGGGCGCTCGGGCTGCGGGTCGTCGCCGAGGGCGTGGAGGACGAGCGGACCTGGCGGCTGCTGCACGCCGCCGGCTGCGACGTGGCGCAGGGCTGGTTCTACGCCCGGCCGATGCCCGCCGAGGAGCTGGGGACCTGGCTGTCGCGGTACCGGCCGGTGCGGCCGTCCACGCGGGAGGCGGAGGGGCCACCGCCGCCCGCCCGGTGA
- a CDS encoding ADP-ribosylglycohydrolase family protein produces the protein MTDSTLQRAAGSLFGLAYGDALGKPTEFLTVAEIHRRYGPTGPRELEGDPVLVTDDTQMAIAVGWALRDAPVLIPEAVEPLLRERFLAWAVSPDNNRAPGMTCLRACAELARGVRWQEATVAGSKGCGANMRVTPVGLLPVDADTLAGLAQLQAGLTHGHPTGLAASELTAYAVRLLLDGVALDELPELLTARAREQRRVYRADWLGDLWRRPGVDSPEDFIARGWDECLRALGRLTAALGRPDDGGDPCRHTGEGWVAEEALATALLCALRHAEDPVAALARGATTAGDSDSIAALAGAFVGAAHGMSAWPEDWSARIEYAASLTTLTELALPPTH, from the coding sequence GTGACCGACTCCACGCTCCAGCGGGCCGCCGGCTCGCTCTTCGGCCTCGCCTACGGTGACGCGCTGGGCAAGCCGACCGAGTTCCTGACCGTCGCCGAGATCCATCGCCGGTACGGCCCGACCGGCCCCCGCGAGCTGGAGGGTGACCCGGTCCTGGTCACGGACGACACCCAGATGGCGATCGCGGTGGGCTGGGCGCTGCGCGACGCGCCCGTGCTCATCCCGGAGGCGGTCGAGCCGCTGTTGCGCGAGCGGTTCCTGGCCTGGGCGGTCAGCCCGGACAACAACCGTGCCCCCGGGATGACCTGCCTGCGCGCCTGCGCCGAGCTGGCGCGGGGGGTGCGCTGGCAGGAGGCGACCGTGGCCGGCTCGAAGGGCTGCGGGGCGAACATGCGGGTCACCCCGGTCGGGCTGCTTCCCGTCGACGCGGACACCCTGGCCGGGCTCGCCCAGCTCCAGGCCGGTCTGACCCACGGCCACCCGACCGGGCTGGCCGCGAGCGAGCTGACCGCGTACGCGGTCCGGCTGCTGCTCGACGGCGTGGCCCTGGACGAGCTGCCGGAGCTGTTGACGGCGCGGGCCCGGGAGCAGCGCCGGGTCTACCGGGCGGACTGGCTCGGCGATCTCTGGCGGCGCCCGGGCGTGGACTCGCCGGAGGACTTCATCGCCCGCGGCTGGGACGAGTGCCTGCGCGCCCTGGGCCGGCTGACCGCCGCCCTGGGCCGGCCGGACGACGGCGGGGACCCGTGCCGGCACACCGGCGAGGGCTGGGTCGCCGAGGAGGCGCTGGCGACCGCGCTGCTCTGCGCGCTGCGGCACGCCGAGGACCCGGTCGCCGCATTGGCGCGGGGCGCCACGACCGCCGGCGACTCCGACTCCATCGCCGCCCTGGCCGGGGCCTTCGTCGGCGCCGCCCACGGGATGTCCGCCTGGCCGGAAGACTGGTCCGCCCGCATCGAGTACGCCGCCTCCCTGACCACCCTCACGGAGTTGGCGCTCCCACCCACCCACTGA